TGCACTTCCATTGACACAATCACCCCTTCCAAATCCATCAAAGACGGCCAAACTCTAATATCTGACGCCAGTAACTTCGAACTCGGATTCTTCAGTCCCGGCAATTCGACTGCCCGGTACGTCGGAATATGGTACAAGAAGGCCCCGCCGGAGAAGAAGTACGTTTGGGTGGCCAACAGAGACGATCCACTCACGAATTCATCCGGCGTTCTATCCATCAGTCCTGATGGAAACCTTGCAGTCTTGATGGTGGGACGGCCTGCTTTTACGATCACAAATGCTTCGACCGCGGTGAATTATACAACCGCAACGCTCCTGGATACAGGAAATCTTGTTTTGAAGGATAATCAGAACCGAGTGTTATGGCAAAGCTTCGATTACCCGACGGATACTCTACTAGCGGGCATGAAATTCGGGTGGGACAGGAAGAAGGGTGTGAGCAGGGTCATGAGGTCATGGAAATCTGAGACCGATCCAGCCAGCGGTGACTACATCTTTCAAATGGATCCACGTGGGTCCCCTCAGCTCTTCCTACTGAAAGGATCCAATGAGCTCTGGAGAAGTGGGCCATGGAACGGTCGAGGATTCAGCGGCGTACCGTTGATGAACCATCAGACCGTGGTCACATACCATTTCAAGATCGACGGTGATGGGACCTACTACTGGTATGATCTAAATAGCAATTCCATCTTCTCCAGATTGATTTTGAATAGCTCAGGTGATCTTCAACGGTTAGCATGGCGAGATGGGACCCAGCGATGGACACCGTTCTCACGTGCCATCGACGATAAGTGCGATGAGTATGC
This region of Magnolia sinica isolate HGM2019 chromosome 1, MsV1, whole genome shotgun sequence genomic DNA includes:
- the LOC131244073 gene encoding receptor-like serine/threonine-protein kinase SD1-8; its protein translation is MNLVPIQTRPNNSMIIYKYKSARPTIACMDMAFDISFPNFLLLLSLLFPFCTSIDTITPSKSIKDGQTLISDASNFELGFFSPGNSTARYVGIWYKKAPPEKKYVWVANRDDPLTNSSGVLSISPDGNLAVLMVGRPAFTITNASTAVNYTTATLLDTGNLVLKDNQNRVLWQSFDYPTDTLLAGMKFGWDRKKGVSRVMRSWKSETDPASGDYIFQMDPRGSPQLFLLKGSNELWRSGPWNGRGFSGVPLMNHQTVVTYHFKIDGDGTYYWYDLNSNSIFSRLILNSSGDLQRLAWRDGTQRWTPFSRAIDDKCDEYAKCGAYSSCNVNRAVICECLRGFKPKLPEVWNLHDWSSGCNRRQGLGCGKGDGFKKIENVKLPDTSSARVVRLSVLILISGEVSV